Within the Streptomyces vilmorinianum genome, the region GCCCGGTTCAGGGTGTGTGCCCTGTCGGTCGTCTCAGGGCGCGCCGACGGCACGGGTGAGCTGTTCGGCTCGTCGCAGCAGGCCGTCGGGGGTGAACTCCGCGAACATGTGGACCCGCGTGGTGACCGGCCCGCCCTTGCGCATCCGGGCGTGGATCGTGAACCGGGCCGCGATCCGGTGGCCGGCGGCGAGCGCCTCATGCACCTCGAAGCGGAAGGCGATCAGGTTCCTGCGTACGGGACGGAGATGGGCGACGAGCCGGTCCCAGTCGAGCCGGACGCCGTCGGCGATCTGGACGACGTCACGGGTGTAGTACCTGGCCATCAGCTCGGCGGGGTCCTCCTCGCCGCGGACGACGGCCTCGGTGAAGGTGGTGAAGAAGTCGGTGACGAACCGCTCGGGCGGCTTCGCTTCGAGAGGCTTCATGACGCTCCAGCCGGACGAGATACGATCGCTTACATGCCTGTAAGATATACAGGCCCAGTCAACCTTGACAAGGGTGTAAGAGTTGTCTGCTTCCGAGAGCCCGGGCGGCCCGTCCCGCGTTCGCCCTCGCCGCCGGGCCGACGCCGAACGGAGCAGGGCCGCCGTACTGGACGCCGCGGTCCGCCTGCTCGCCGAGCGGCCCGACGCCGGCATGGCCGCGATCGCCACCGCGGCCGGCGTCACCCGCCAGACCGTCTACGCGCACTTCGGCACCCGGGACGCTCTGCTGGAGGCCGTGGCCGACCGGATCACGGACGACGCCATGGCCGCGATGGACGAGGCGGAAGCGGCCGAGGAGTCCGCTCTGGGCTCGTTGCTACGGCTCCAGGACATCGGCTGGCGCCTGTTCGAGCGCCACCCGGTACTGCTCCAGCTCGGCAGCGCCGAAGCCGACCGCACCCGGCACGAGCCGGTCATCGCCCGCCTGACACGCCTGATCGAAAACGGCCAGTCGACAGGCGAGTTCGCCCCCACCCCGCCCGCCACCTGGCTGGTGGCCGCGGTCACCGCCCTGTCCCACGCCGCGGGCGACGAGGCCGCCGCGGGCCGGCTGACGGTCCAAGAGGCGGCGACATGCCTGCGCACCGCCACACTCGCCGTCCTGGAAGCCCGCCCCCCGGAACCCCCCAGCCCTTAGGCCGGCGCCCCGCGCGCCCACAGGGCGAACACGCGGACCCCAGGGCGCGGTTGCTCAGCCCCTCCCCGCGCGCGGGGGGCGCGCGGAGCCGGCCGCAAAGCCCCCGGAAACCATTCAGGGGCCTGACCCGCTTTCGCGGATCAGGCCCCTGACCTGGTCTTTCAGCTGTCGGGGTGGCGGGATTTGAACCCACGACCTCTTCGTCCCGAATGAGGTCCGGCAGGGCTCGTGGCCTGGCTATTTTGGCAACAGTGCAGGTCAGAGGATTGGTACGGGCGAGGCTGCGTCGGTCTGACGAGGAGGCTGGGAGAAGATCGTCTCCCAGATCTCTCCCAAGGGCTTGAGTACG harbors:
- a CDS encoding nuclear transport factor 2 family protein; amino-acid sequence: MKPLEAKPPERFVTDFFTTFTEAVVRGEEDPAELMARYYTRDVVQIADGVRLDWDRLVAHLRPVRRNLIAFRFEVHEALAAGHRIAARFTIHARMRKGGPVTTRVHMFAEFTPDGLLRRAEQLTRAVGAP
- a CDS encoding TetR/AcrR family transcriptional regulator: MSASESPGGPSRVRPRRRADAERSRAAVLDAAVRLLAERPDAGMAAIATAAGVTRQTVYAHFGTRDALLEAVADRITDDAMAAMDEAEAAEESALGSLLRLQDIGWRLFERHPVLLQLGSAEADRTRHEPVIARLTRLIENGQSTGEFAPTPPATWLVAAVTALSHAAGDEAAAGRLTVQEAATCLRTATLAVLEARPPEPPSP